In Mycolicibacterium phocaicum, one DNA window encodes the following:
- a CDS encoding flavin-containing monooxygenase: MTTTAPIDVLVIGAGISGIGMAYHLKTLRPDTSFAVLEGRDAIGGTWSLHQYPGIRSDSDMPTFGFGFKPWTHRKSIADGHIILDYLQQTVEENDLAGHIRFGHHVDSANFDSRQGLWTVNTTHDGHPETFTSRFLFLGTGYYDYENPYIPDFPGRDDFEGPVIHPQLWPKDLDYTGKNVVVIGSGATAVTLIPNMADKAAHVTMLQRSPSYVFSIPASDPIANVLNKVLGHERAYKIVRRKNISLNRGLFKMCMRYPKVMRKLLIANVARQLPKNFDVDTHFTPKYNPWQQRLAMVPDGDLFKMVSSGKASIVTDHIERFTKHGILLKSGQELAADIIISATGLNMIPFGKIELSVDGHLLHLPDLTVYKAMMLSGVPNFAFAVGYTNIAWTLKVDLVCEHFCRMLDYMDEHGYGKVVPILEDGTMERVPLLDMTSGYVQRAVAKFPRGGTYGPWAFKHAYEMDQERLRNGPIEDPALVFTPAAAPLSVV, translated from the coding sequence ATGACAACCACCGCTCCCATCGACGTCCTGGTCATCGGCGCCGGGATCTCCGGCATCGGAATGGCGTATCACCTCAAGACTCTTCGCCCGGACACGTCGTTTGCGGTGCTCGAGGGACGAGACGCGATCGGCGGCACCTGGAGCCTGCACCAGTACCCGGGCATCCGCTCGGACTCGGACATGCCGACCTTCGGCTTCGGCTTCAAGCCGTGGACGCATCGCAAGTCCATCGCCGACGGGCACATCATCCTCGACTACCTGCAACAGACCGTCGAGGAGAACGACCTGGCCGGCCACATCCGGTTCGGCCACCACGTGGACTCGGCGAATTTCGATTCCCGGCAAGGACTTTGGACCGTCAACACCACCCACGACGGACACCCCGAGACCTTCACCTCGCGCTTCCTGTTCCTGGGCACCGGGTACTACGACTACGAGAACCCGTATATCCCCGACTTCCCCGGCCGCGACGATTTCGAGGGTCCGGTGATCCACCCCCAACTGTGGCCGAAGGATCTGGACTACACCGGTAAGAACGTCGTCGTCATCGGCAGTGGCGCCACCGCCGTCACGCTGATCCCGAACATGGCCGACAAGGCCGCGCACGTCACCATGCTGCAGCGGTCGCCGAGTTACGTGTTCTCGATACCGGCGTCCGACCCGATCGCCAACGTGCTGAACAAGGTGCTGGGCCATGAGCGGGCGTACAAGATCGTGCGGCGCAAGAACATCTCGCTCAATCGCGGGCTGTTCAAGATGTGCATGCGCTACCCGAAGGTGATGCGAAAGTTGTTGATCGCCAATGTGGCTCGGCAGCTGCCCAAGAATTTCGATGTCGACACGCACTTCACGCCCAAGTACAACCCGTGGCAGCAGCGCCTGGCCATGGTGCCCGACGGCGACCTGTTCAAGATGGTCTCGTCAGGCAAGGCCTCGATCGTCACCGACCATATCGAGCGGTTCACCAAGCACGGCATCCTGCTGAAATCCGGGCAGGAGCTGGCCGCCGACATCATCATCTCGGCGACCGGATTGAACATGATCCCCTTCGGCAAGATCGAGCTGAGCGTCGACGGGCACCTGCTCCATCTCCCCGACCTCACGGTCTACAAGGCCATGATGCTGTCGGGCGTGCCCAATTTCGCGTTCGCCGTCGGTTACACCAACATCGCCTGGACCCTCAAGGTCGACCTGGTGTGCGAGCACTTCTGCCGCATGCTCGACTACATGGACGAGCACGGCTACGGCAAGGTGGTCCCGATCCTGGAAGACGGGACCATGGAGCGAGTTCCGTTGTTGGACATGACCTCCGGCTACGTCCAGCGGGCCGTCGCGAAGTTCCCCCGTGGCGGCACCTACGGCCCGTGGGCGTTCAAGCATGCCT